In the Setaria italica strain Yugu1 chromosome VI, Setaria_italica_v2.0, whole genome shotgun sequence genome, one interval contains:
- the LOC101756278 gene encoding myosin-binding protein 3 — protein sequence MAENDTTQLQRAIFAQYIMMKKLFMELEVEREASATAASAAMSMIRKLQKEKDAERMEAWQYKRITEEKMNHTDRALEILKEVMELKELEISYLRNQLQAYKHKLLDAGIDDSDIADETMAGNIPLFESKNVENLCRNLKRNFSLPTLRLNKLYTDMDIKKNGGVQSARSRPNDEGWEHISTDGMALETKKSLSTDVDCTEKQSEEPKSPSTALHDSQPLDESSGCSSFSVVSHQTDIFSERAVQVKEDVEYTVNHDRPKDSCLGTEMGELAVHPLSEVGSLQIPETSNATTDSPCTESEIVTEESELSPAVVAKGRGPRLSRFAATRKIGSMNNVDRHARRSSWSQTPRAGVERTRSRLKRVQSEKMVELNDPRTNKEQIIMLKEVYEQLGMIESHMRPDSQESPRNDTSLDSVLEAALSFSI from the exons ATGGCAGAAAACGATACTACTCAGTTACAGAGAGCAATATTCGCCCAGTACATTATGATGAAGAAATTATTTATGGAGCTAGAAGTGGAAAGAGAAGCTTCAGCTACCGCTGCAAGTGCGGCCATGTCAATGATTCGAAAGCTTCAGAAAGAGAAGGATGCAGAGAGGATGGAAGCATGGCAGTACAAAAGAATAACTGAGGAAAAGATGAACCACACTGACAGAGCACTGGAGATTCTAAAGGAGGTGATGGAGCTAAAGGAATTGGAGATCTCATATCTGAGGAACCAACTGCAGGCGTATAAACACAAGTTATTGGATGCTGGCATTGATGATTCTGACATTGCTGATGAGACAATGGCTGGTAATATACCTTTGTTTGAAAGTAAGAACGTGGAGAATCTTTGTCGTAACCTCAAAAGGAATTTCTCTCTGCCCACTTTACGGCTTAATAAACTATATACTGATATGGACATCAAGAAAAATGGTGGAGTACAATCAGCAAGGAGCAGGCCGAATGATGAAGGATGGGAGCATATTTCAACAGATGGTATGGCTTTAGAGACCAAGAAAAGCTTGTCAACAGATGTGGACTGTACAGAAAAGCAAAGTGAAGAACCAAAATCTCCAAGCACAGCTTTACATGACTCTCAGCCATTGGATGAGTCTTCAGGTTGTTCCTCGTTCTCAGTGGTCAGTCATCAGACAGATATATTCAGTGAAAGAGCAGTTCAGGTCAAGGAAGATGTGGAATACACGGTGAATCATGATAGACCCAAGGATTCTTGTTTAGGTACTGAAATGGGTGAACTAGCAGTTCATCCTTTAAGTGAAGTTGGCTCACTTCAAATTCCAGAAACAAGCAATGCAACAACTGATTCCCCATGTACTGAAAGTGAAATAGTTACAGAGGAATCAGAATTGTCTCCCGCGGTTGTTGCCAAAGGGCGAGGGCCACGTCTATCCAGGTTCGCTGCAACAAGAAAAATTGGATCCATGAATAATGTTGATAGACATGCTCGTCGAAGCTCTTGGAGTCAGACGCCGCGAGCTGGTGTTGAGAGAACCAGATCAAGGCTGAAGCGGGTGCAAAGTGAAAAGATGGTTGAGCTAAATGACCCTAGAACTAACAAGGAACAGATCATAATGCTGAAGGAGGTATACGAGCAGCTTGGCATGATAGAATCACACATGAGACCTGATTCTCAGGAAAGCCCCCGAAATGACACGTCACTAGATTCTGTTCTGGAG GCGGCTCTGTCCTTCTCCATATAG